Below is a genomic region from Primulina eburnea isolate SZY01 chromosome 9, ASM2296580v1, whole genome shotgun sequence.
ATTTCCAAATATTagaataatgataaaaaaaaaaaaataaacataaaagaATATAAGCCAACAAAAGTAATATTAGAAATAAAGTTCGCTGTTTAGAGcccatttttttttgttattatgGGTTTTCTTTTTCCAGCTTGGCCGTACTAATGGCGGATTTGAGCGCGGTTAAACGTGTACTCGTAtgtattttagttttttttttttttgttatgtgGTGGAGAATTTGTTATAATTGGATTCTTAAACTCAAAATGTCATCTATAATTTAAGATTTTAGTGTCAAATGAACTATAATCGACTGCTTATACCTATCATTTTAATTGAACACGTTTTTAAGACATCTCCAAAATTGAACCAAAATGATATAAAAAGTCTTTCTTCTTCCAATGGAGGCTACACTATTTTGCCAAAATAGCATGGACCCACTCCCATGCGCCAAATAATTTGGCGCAGGGGtttgtttcttttttcttttctttttaaatttttttatttgtataatTTGGCGCAGGGatttgtttcttttttcttttctttttaaatttttttatttgtatttattataaatattttattaaaaattataaatattatttacataataatataatatttattttattattttaataatttgaaatttaatcatataaattaaaaaataataattcttgatttttaaaatatttatttatttatgctaattattattaattaaggactaatttgatttaatgatttataatttatataattttaataaaaatacaaaaaaaattaatataacaatgcaatttataaataaattgaaaaagatAATCGAAATACAAATACAACTTGAAACACATAATTCAAATACAAATATAAAGATAAAGACTTGAAGTAAAAGGGGTCGGAGATAAaaagaatatttcgaaaatatttttttagtgtAAGATTTGAGGTAAATAGGTTGGAGATTAATCTTGTATTTGATGCAGAAATCGCATTATTTTAGTGTAAAATTTACACCAAAATAGATTTTGTGTTTGGAGATGACTTTTGGAATTCTGAaaataaatctttaaaaataagcTAATGACCCCACTTATTGTTTGAGCACGTGCCATTATTAATTAAATCTCAATTTGTTCAATAAGTTgggtaaatatattttatgcgattaaaattaaaagaagagagcaaataataaataaacaaatatgcaattatattatatatcctAGCTGTCACAGAAAACAACAGCCGCCCAAGAAAatgaaatgaaaaagaaaaaaaaaaacaacaacaaacaaaaatgATTGAGAGATTCTTGCCTTATTCCTAGACATAATTACAAACAATGTTTCCCTAATCTCATATCCAAATGTTTATTCCTTAAATTGTAATTCTATAGACATTTTGATTTTTCAAGATGAATTTGCTAACAATTTCTCCAAGACTAAAGCCTTGAGTTCCTCAGCTGAATGCTTGATTCTTGCGTCTCCGGGGGAATTTATTCCACACCTTCTCCTGAACTTTTCGAGAAATTGTTGGTAAGCCGGAACCAACTTGTTCGACAGGGACTGACGAATCTCATCCCTGAGCGGCGAATCGGGCACCGTCCAGGACGAATGTAAAGCCCCAACATGTTCAAAAACATCATTGAAATCCTTCATCCTCTTCTTTAATGCAGTTCTAGATAGCCTAGAACTAATACACCAACGGGTAACATACAATCCCTTATCATCAAAACAAGCCAAGAACTTGTTGGAAGTGTATGACTGATAACTGAGCATGGACTGCTTCTCTCTCTGACGCAACTTGTTTAGGTACAAGTCGCCGATCATCTCGTGTAACTCATCGGATCCTTCGATTTTTTGGACTATGTGATGAATGTTGTTCATCATAAACAAATCCCCCAAAATGGGATCTTTGTATTTCTTGGACTTCCCCTCTAGATTCATCAGTAGAACCACGATGATCAAGATCAAATGGAGATCAAGAAACGTTCGAAAACCGAAATCCCCCAACTCCTCTTCAGGAATGACCACATCGCCAAATCTCAATGAAGGGACTGTCTTGATCAAGTTTGTGAGCAGCTTCTTGTGGCTCACTAGGAGCTTGATTCGATCCATCACGTATTCCGTCAATCGATAAACATCCCCTTTGTCATCCGGAACTTTCAAAATCTCATTAAGAACAGcattctcaaaatcaatcatcaTTCTTTTTACATCATTCTCAATCTTCCGCACCGTGTCTGAGCAAACGTCTCGAATGCGTTTCCCTGGTTCGGAAGCAAAAAGGGCGTCACTGACCTCTAAAACAGAAAAAAATCCATCGTAAAGGCCGAAGACCGACACCATTCTCTCATAAGGCTGATTACTCAAACTCAGAGATTCTGCAAAACCAAACAGCCTAACTGCAAAATCTTGAACTGTTCCAACAAAACATTCATCTTTTGCGGTCCCAAGATTCTGAAATATCTCCTCACAAAAATTCTTCTCTCTTCGAAAGAAAAGCTCAACACAAATCTTGGAAACTTGAATCCAGAGGTCAACCTTTGCCTCCCAGTCAAGTTTTCTGCCTTTCCCCCCAGAACTCAGCTCCTCAAAACGAAGCCATTGAAGCTGAGACTCAAGAAATTTCTTCCTCACACTGATATAAGCCTTAATACAATCTCCTAGATTCCCACCAATACTCATTCTTGCTGCTATATTCCTCAAATAACTAATCACTTTTTCATTGGGTTTTTCATAGACTAAATAATCTTCAAACCTAATCCCACTAGCTGTGCTGTCGATCAATGAGCTGCTCCATTCCGTAACGGAGCTGGGGCCGGCTGTGTAATGGGCTTGCCGGCTCAAAACAGCTTGGAACTCGAGCTTGAGCCGAGCCATGGACTTGGCGAAATTCTCGTCAAATCCATTCATTTTAGGCGATTGCAGGATTTTGTCGAC
It encodes:
- the LOC140840676 gene encoding exocyst complex component EXO70A1-like; this translates as MTTWLRNLMGGATISQQLAIETIALWESKPAHELIFNSSHREIRQYMLAVDKILQSPKMNGFDENFAKSMARLKLEFQAVLSRQAHYTAGPSSVTEWSSSLIDSTASGIRFEDYLVYEKPNEKVISYLRNIAARMSIGGNLGDCIKAYISVRKKFLESQLQWLRFEELSSGGKGRKLDWEAKVDLWIQVSKICVELFFRREKNFCEEIFQNLGTAKDECFVGTVQDFAVRLFGFAESLSLSNQPYERMVSVFGLYDGFFSVLEVSDALFASEPGKRIRDVCSDTVRKIENDVKRMMIDFENAVLNEILKVPDDKGDVYRLTEYVMDRIKLLVSHKKLLTNLIKTVPSLRFGDVVIPEEELGDFGFRTFLDLHLILIIVVLLMNLEGKSKKYKDPILGDLFMMNNIHHIVQKIEGSDELHEMIGDLYLNKLRQREKQSMLSYQSYTSNKFLACFDDKGLYVTRWCISSRLSRTALKKRMKDFNDVFEHVGALHSSWTVPDSPLRDEIRQSLSNKLVPAYQQFLEKFRRRCGINSPGDARIKHSAEELKALVLEKLLANSS